The following DNA comes from Arcobacter cloacae.
CAACCTCCTGGTTGTCACAGTAACTCCACATCGTTTTCCACTTAGATGTGACTTAGGGACCTTAGCTGTTAGTCTGGGTTGTTCCCCTCTCGACGATTGATTTTATCACCCACCGCCTGACTCCTGTGATTCCACATATAGTATTCATAGTTTGATAGGGTTTGGTACCGCGGTAAGCAGCCCTAGCCCATTCAGTGCTCTACCCCTATATGCTACAACACAAGGCTATACCTAAATATATTTCGGAGAGAACCAGCTATCACGAAGTTTGATTGGCCTTTCACCCCTATCCACAAGTCATCCCAAGACTTTTCAACGCCTGCGGGTTCGGTCCTCCACTGGCTCTTACACCAGCTTCAACCTGCTCATGGATAGATCACTTCGTTTCGGGTCTGCAGCATCTGACTAATTCGCCCTATTAAGACTCGCTTTCGCTACGGCTTCGTACTTGACTTAACCTTGCCAGACACCACAACTCGCAGGCTCATTATGCAAAAGGCAGTCCATCACCCTGATAAATCATAGGGCTCTGAATGATTGTAAGCTAATGGTTTCAGGTTCTATTTCACTCTCCTCGCTGGAGTACTTTTCACCTTTCCCTCACGGTACTTGTTCACTATCGATCTGTAAGTAGTATTTAGGATTGGAGGGTGGTCCCCCCAGTTTCAGTCAAAATATCACGTGTTCCGACCTACTCAGGATACCATTAGAGCTATTGAGAATTTAAACTACAGGAGTTTCACCTTCTATGCTACACTTTTCCAAGTATTTCATCTATCCTCTTTAGTCTCACGTTATGGTCCTACAACCCCCAATGCAAGCATTGGGTTTGTCCTAATCCGCTTTCGCTCGCCGCTACTGACGGAATCTCGTTTGATTTCTCTTCCTCTGGCTACTGAGATGTTTCACTTCACCAGGTTAGCTCCCATATTGGGTAATATAGCTCGCACTATATTGGGTTGCCCCATTCAGAAATCCCCGGATCAAAGCTCTTTGGCAGCTCCCCGAGGCTTATCGCAGCCTAATACGTCTTTCATCGCCTCTTACAGTCTAGGCATCCACCATTAGCCCTTAATAGCTTATTAATAAATAGAGTTAAACTCTATCGCATTTTTGATAATATTCTTTGGCTACTATCTTATTAAACATATAAAAATTAATAAATCTAATTATTAACCTCTTCTATCTCAATAAAATAAGTTGTGTTCTATCTAATTTCTTAGATAATTAAATTTTTGTTTTAAATTATTTAATCTATATAAAAATCTCTTCTTATATCTATTATTTAATTCTTACGAAAAAATTAAAGACTTTAACATTATATTTTTAAATATCATTTTCAAATCTCTTTGAAAAAATTTGATCCGAAAATCAAATATAAATTCAAACTATTTGAACTTATATTTAACTTTCTATCACTCTTTTTATCTTAATTGAACTCTTAGTCTTTATTTAAAACTCTTATTTTAAATAATAGGTGGTGGAGAATAGCGGGATCGAACCGCTGACCTCCTGCGTGCAAAGCAGGCGCTCTCCCAGCTGAGCTAATTCCCCAACCTTATTTAAACTATTTAATAAAAATCTCTTCTTATTCCATACTTTAAACTCTAATCTTTATAGATTATTTAATGGTGGGCCTATCAGGACTTGAACCTGAGACCTCACGATTATCAGTCGAGCGCTCTAGCCAGCTGAGCTATAGGCCCCTTTTACTACCTATTTAAATAATCTTTATAAACCGAATATAAAATCTATATATTTTTTAAGTTAAGAAACAAATCTTAACTTAATTCTCTGAAAGGAGGTGATCCAACCGCAGGTTCTCCTACGGTTACCTTGTTACGACTTCACCCCAGTCGCTGAATCCACTGTGGAAGGTAGCTACTTTAGCATCCCCGCTTCGAATGAGTTCAACTCCCATGGTGTGACGGGCGGTGAGTACAAGACCCGGGAACGTATTCACCGTAGCATAGCTGATCTACGATTACTAGCGATTCCAACTTCATGTAGTCGAGTTGCAGACTACAATCCGAACTGGGAGATATTTTTGAGATTTGCTCCACGTCACCGTATTGCTGCTCTTTGTATACCCCATTGTAGCACGTGTGTAGCCCTGGACGTAAGGGCCATGATGACTTGACGTCGTCCTCACCTTCCTCCTACTTGCGTAGGCAGTCTCATTAGAGTTCTCAGCCGAACTGTTAGCAACTAATGACGAGGGTTGCGCTCGTTGCGGGACTTAACCCAACATCTCACGACACGAGCTGACGACAGCCGTGCAGCACCTGTATATAAGTTTCTGCAAGCAGACACCAATCTATCTCTAGAAAGTTCTTACTATGTCAAGTCCAGGTAAGGTTCTTCGTGTATCGTCGAATTAAACCACATGCTCCACCGCTTGTGCGGGTCCCCGTCTATTCCTTTGAGTTTTAATCTTGCGACCGTACTCCCCAGGCGGTACACTTAATGTGTTAACTGCATTACTGCAAGGTCGAGCCTCACAACAACTAGTGTACATCGTTTAGGGCGTGGACTACCAGGGTATCTAATCCTGTTTGCTCCCCACGCTTTCGCGTCTCAGCGTCAATAATGTTCCAGTAGATCGCCTTCGCAATCGGTATTCCTTCTGATCTCTACGGATTTTACCCCTACACCAGAAATTCCATCTACCTCTCCCACATTCTAGGTATACAGTTTCAAAAGCAGTTCAATAGTTAAGCTATTGGATTTCACTTCTGACTTATATACCCGCCTACACGCTCTTTACGCCCAGTGATTCCGAGTAACGCTTGCACCCTCCGTATTACCGCGGCTGCTGGCACGGAGTTAGCCGGTGCTTATTCATATAGTACCGTCATTATCTTCCTATATAAAAGGAGTTTACGCACCGAAATGTGTCATCCTCCACGCGGCGTTGCTGCATCAGACTTTCGTCCATTGTGCAATATTCCCCACTGCTGCCTCCCGTAGGAGTCTGGACCGTGTCTCAGTTCCAGTGTGACTGATCATCCTCTCAAACCAGTTAGGCGTCATAGCCTTGGTGAGCCATTACCTCACCAACAAGCTGATACCATACAGACCCATCCTTAAGCACTAAAGCGTTTCCCTTGCATACTTATGTATTAAAGGCATATAGGGCATTAGCAGTCGTTTCCAACTGTTATTCCTTTCTTAAGGGCAGGTTATCTATACATTACTCACCCGTGCGCCACTTAGCTGACAAATATAGCAAGCTATATCCCGTTCTCGTTCGACTTGCATGTGTTAAGCACGCCGCCAGCGTTCACTCTGAGCCAGGATCAAACTCTCCATAAATTATAGATTATTTGAAACTGACATTTTTGTATTATTTTACTAATTACAAAATTATCACTCATTATCATAGACAAGTTTTCAATGTTTTACCATCTCATCTTGTTTTATATATTTTTTATTAACATTATTTCTTATTTTACATCTGTAAACAACGAAACAGATTTTTATAAGATTTATATATTCGGTTTATAAAGATTACTTCACAAACTTCAATTAATTATTTTAAAGATCATCCTAATTAACAAAACCGTTTCTCATCTCTCTTTCGTTTGATGCGCTTCAGTCAATTTGGACGGGAATTATAATAGGTTTTTTCCCTCTTGTCAAGAGGTTTTGGCTTAAATTTTCATTTTTTTTCAATATTCTATAGTTTTACAATATAATCTTTGTGTTTTCATATTGGAATATACAAAATATACATCTATTTATTATTTTTAATCTCACTAAATCCACTTATTGGATATATTATTATCTCTTTTGACTCATTATCTTTAGAAATTAATTTGATTTTACATATATCATTTACTTCATACTCAGTAGATTCATTTTCATGATTTGAAAGTTTAGAAAAAATTTTACCATCAGCTCCAAACGATAATTGACCTAAAGAAGTTGTTTCATTACAACTAATATTTACATCAACTATATCGAATGATTTTGTTAAAAGTGTATATTTACTATTTTTTACGTTTTCTTTACAAAAATTAGAACTATATATATTCTTATTTGTTAGCGGATCTTTTAATGAATCTTCTATACTAGGATGACCAGTTAAATTTTTATCACTGTAAATAGAAAAATAAATTCCACCTTCAGACTCCCTACATCTGAAAAATTTTATTGTCCATCTTTTTTTATGCCATAAAGTATTTTCATCATCATATTTATTATCTATTAATGCTTTTAATCTCACATATGAAAGATATAAAGACAATCTATTTGTTATTTCATCTAATTTATTTATTTTATTATTTGATATGAAAATTACATATAATAAAGAAAGCAAAACTATAACTATTATTATTTCTAATAATGAAATAGATTTTTTCATTTTAATTTTTTTAAATATACCATAAAAAGTTCTTTATTGTAATATTTTATAGAAATCTTTTCATCATAATTATAGAACTCTTTTGACGATATAAAGTAATTATCACCTTCTTGTAATCCATAAAACTTTAATCTTAACATCAACTCTTTATCAAAAGAAGTTAATCCATTTATGTTTTTTTTCTTTAATTCATTTGATAATTCTTCAATAAAATGATATTGATATACAAAATGTTTTGTTGGATTTGGTAATACAAGATACAAAGGTTTGTTGACTAATGTTAAAATAACATTAATTAAAAGCATAGAAACAGTTACAATTGCTAATATATTATAAGTTTTTCTGAACTCTTTTAATCGAACTCTATAAGAATGTAAAAAAGTTTTTATCATAAGAGGAACACCAATTACAACATAAGGAGCAAAATCTTCTATATATACTCTTTGTCTAAATGAGATAACTATAGAAA
Coding sequences within:
- a CDS encoding type II secretion system protein; this translates as MKKSISLLEIIIVIVLLSLLYVIFISNNKINKLDEITNRLSLYLSYVRLKALIDNKYDDENTLWHKKRWTIKFFRCRESEGGIYFSIYSDKNLTGHPSIEDSLKDPLTNKNIYSSNFCKENVKNSKYTLLTKSFDIVDVNISCNETTSLGQLSFGADGKIFSKLSNHENESTEYEVNDICKIKLISKDNESKEIIIYPISGFSEIKNNK